In a genomic window of Panthera tigris isolate Pti1 chromosome D4, P.tigris_Pti1_mat1.1, whole genome shotgun sequence:
- the PKN3 gene encoding serine/threonine-protein kinase N3 isoform X4: MEEGAPRQSGADQQPPEDEKEVIRRAIQKELKIKEGVENLRRVATDRRHLGHVQQLLRASNRRLEQLHGELRALHARILLPGPGLAGPATAGPQPPAEQPRARHLEALQRQLQVELKVKQGAENMTHTYASGTPKERKLLAAAQQMLRDSQLKVALLRMKISSLEASGSPEPGEALRSGAGQGRAGRGLGADRLLPGPELLAEELRHRLRIEAAVAEGAKNVVKLLGSRRTQDRKALAEAQAQLQESSQKLDLLRLALEQLLEGLPPAHPLRGRVARELRTAVSGNPQPSGVLVKPTAVTGTLEVRLLGCEQLLTAVPGRSPAAVLAGSPSQGWLRARAKQQRGGGELASEVLAVLKVDNRVVGQTGWGPVTKQSWDQTFIVPLERARELEIGVHWRDWRQLCGVAFLRLEDFLDNACHQLSLSLVPQGLLFAQVTFCDPVIERRPRLQRQKRIFSKRRGQDFLRASQMNLNMAAWGRLVMNLLPPCSSPSTISPPRACPQTPATPRGAANPASPSSSVCLCPARCLLSPHSDFPPKKSPLEEEVRPPPKPPRLYLPREPTPEEIPRTKRPHMEPRTRLGPPLPASATRKPPRLQDFRCLAVLGRGHFGKVLLVQFKGTGKYYAIKALKKQEVLSRDEMESLYCEKRILEAVGRTGHPFLLSLLACFQTSSHACFVTEFAPGGDLMMQIHEDVFPEPQARFYLACVVLGLQFLHEKKIIYRDLKLDNLLLDAQGFLKIADFGLCKEGIGFGDRTSTFCGTPEFLAPEVLTQEAYTRAVDWWGLGVLLYEMLVGECPFPGDTEEEVFDCIVNADAPYPRFLSVQGLELIQKLLQKCPEQRLGAGERDAEEIKTQPFFRTTDWQALLARTVQPPFLPTLRGPTDLRYFEGEFTGLPPALTPPDPRSPLTARQQAAFRDFDFVSEGFLGP; encoded by the exons ATGGAGGAGGGGGCGCCGCGGCAG TCTGGGGCCGACCAGCAGCCCCCAGAGGATGAGAAAGAGGTGATCCGCCGGGCCATCCAGAAGGAGCTGAAGATCAAGGAGGGTGTTGAGAACCTGCGGAGGGTGGCCACGGACCGCCGCCACTTGGGCCACGTACAGCAGCTGCTGCGGGCCTCCAACCGCCGCCTGGAGCAGTTGCACGGGGAGCTGAGGGCGCTGCACGCGCGCATCCTGCTGCCCGGGCCCGGCCTGGCCG GACCCGCCACCGCGGGACCCCAGCCACCTGCAGAGCAGCCAAGGGCTCGGCACCTGGAGGCTCTACAGAGGCAGCTTCAGGTGGAGCTGAAGGTGAAGCAGGGGGCGGAGAACATGACGCACACCTACGCCAGTGGCACGCCCAAG GAGAGGAAGCTCCTGGCAGCTGCCCAGCAGATGCTGCGGGACAGCCAGCTGAAGGTGGCCCTGCTGCGAATGAAGATTAGCAGCCTGGAAGCCAGTGGGTCCCCTGAACCAGGTGAGGCTTTGAGAAGCGGGGCCGGGCAGGGCCGGgcagggcggggcctgggggctgACCGCCTCCTCCCAGGTCCCGAGCTGCTGGCAGAGGAGCTAAGGCATCGACTACGCATTGAGGCCGCTGTGGCCGAGGGCGCCAAGAACGTGGTGAAGCTGCTGGGTAGCCGGCGGACACAAGACCGGAAGGCGCTGGCTGAG GCTCAGGCCCAGCTCCAGGAGTCCTCCCAGAAACTGGATCTCCTGCGGCTGGCCTTGGAGCAGCTGCTGGAGGGATTGCCTCCTGCCCACCCTCTGCGCGGCAGAGTGGCCCGGGAGCTGCGGACTGCTGTGTCTGGGAACCCCCAGCCTTCAGGGGTGCTCGTGAAGCCCACCGCCGTGACAG GGACGCTGGAGGTCCGTCTCCTGGGCTGTGAGCAGCTGCTGACAGCCGTGCCCGGACGCTCCCCGGCGGCTGTGCTGGCCGGGAGCCCCTCGCAGGGCTGGCTTCGGGCCCGGGCCAAGCAGCAGCGTGGCGGAGGAGAGCTGGCCA GTGAGGTGCTGGCTGTGCTGAAGGTGGACAATCGTGTCGTGGGCCAGACCGGCTGGGGGCCAGTGACCAAGCAGTCCTGGGACCAGACCTTTATTGTCCCCCTGGAGCGG GCCCGGGAGCTGGAGATTGGGGTGCACTGGCGGGACTGGAGGCAGCTGTGTGGCGTGGCCTTCCTGCGGCTGGAGGACTTCCTGGACAACGCTTGTCACCAGCTGTCCCTCAGTCTGGTGCCCCAGGGGCTGCTCTTTGCCCAG GTGACCTTCTGTGACCCTGTCATTGAGAGGAGGCCCCGGCTGCAGAGGCAGAAACGCATTTTCTCTAAACGCAGAG GTCAGGACTTTTTGAGGGCTTCCCAGATGAATCTCAACATGGCAGCCTGGGGGCGCTTGGTCATGAACTTGCTGCCCCCCTGCAGCTCCCCAAGCACGATCAGCCCCCCCAGAGCCTGCCCCCAGACCCCAGCCACGCCCCGGGGAGCTGCCAACCCTGCCTCGCCCAG CTCTTCCGTCTGCCTGTGCCCTGCCAGGTGTCTGCTTTCTCCACATAGTGATTTCCCACCCAAGAAGAGCCCCTTGGAAGAAGAGGTGAGGCCCCCGCCCAAGCCCCCACGTCTCTACCTGCCCCGGGAGCCAACCCCCGAGGAGATACCG CGCACCAAACGCCCCCACATGGAGCCCAGGACTCGACTCGGGCCACCGCTTCCAGCCTCAGCCACCAG GAAACCCCCCCGCCTTCAGGACTTCCGTTGCTTGGCCGTGCTGGGCCGGGGACACTTCGGGAAG GTCCTCCTGGTCCAGTTCAAGGGGACGGGGAAATACTACGCCATCAAAGCGCTGAAGAAGCAGGAGGTGCTGAGCCGGGACGAGATGGAGAG CCTGTACTGCGAGAAACGCATCCTGGAGGCTGTGGGCCGCACAGGGCACCCCTTCCTGCTGTCCCTCCTCGCCTGCTTCCAGACCTCCAGCCACGCCTGCTTCGTGACAGAGTTTGCGCCTGGTGGTGACCTCATGATGCAGATCCATGAGGACGTCttccctgagccccaggcccG GTTCTACCTGGCCTGTGTGGTCCTCGGGTTACAGTTCTTACACGAGAAGAAAATCATTTACAG GGACCTTAAGTTGGACAACCTTCTGCTGGACGCCCAGGGTTTCCTGAAGATCGCGGACTTCGGGCTGTGTAAGGAAG GGATCGGCTTTGGGGACCGGACAAGCACCTTCTGCGGCACCCCGGAGTTCCTCGCCCCGGAAGTGCTGACCCAGGAGGCCTACACACGGGCTGTGGACTGGTGGGGGTTGGGTGTGCTGCTCTATGAGATGCTGGTGGGCGAG TGTCCATTCCCCGGGGACACTGAGGAGGAGGTATTTGACTGCATCGTCAATGCGGACGCCCCGTATCCCCGCTTTCTGTCGGtgcaagggcttgaactcattcaGAAG CTCCTCCAGAAGTGCCCGGAGCAGCGCCTCGGGGCGGGTGAGCGGGATGCTGAGGAGATCAAGACCCAGCCTTTCTTCAGG ACCACCGACTGGCAGGCCCTGCTCGCCCGCACCGTCCAGCCCCCCTTCCTGCCCACCCTCCGTGGCCCTACGGACCTGCGTTACTTCGAGGGCGAGTTTACGGGGCTGCCGCCGGCCCTGACCCCACCTGACCCCCGTAGCCCCCTGACGGCCCGCCAGCAGGCTGCCTTCCGGGACTTCGACTTTGTGTCAGAGGGATTCCTGGGGCCCTGA
- the PKN3 gene encoding serine/threonine-protein kinase N3 isoform X11, with protein sequence MEEGAPRQSGADQQPPEDEKEVIRRAIQKELKIKEGVENLRRVATDRRHLGHVQQLLRASNRRLEQLHGELRALHARILLPGPGLAGPATAGPQPPAEQPRARHLEALQRQLQVELKVKQGAENMTHTYASGTPKERKLLAAAQQMLRDSQLKVALLRMKISSLEASGSPEPGPELLAEELRHRLRIEAAVAEGAKNVVKLLGSRRTQDRKALAEAQAQLQESSQKLDLLRLALEQLLEGLPPAHPLRGRVARELRTAVSGNPQPSGVLVKPTAVTGTLEVRLLGCEQLLTAVPGRSPAAVLAGSPSQGWLRARAKQQRGGGELASEVLAVLKVDNRVVGQTGWGPVTKQSWDQTFIVPLERARELEIGVHWRDWRQLCGVAFLRLEDFLDNACHQLSLSLVPQGLLFAQVTFCDPVIERRPRLQRQKRIFSKRRGQDFLRASQMNLNMAAWGRLVMNLLPPCSSPSTISPPRACPQTPATPRGAANPASPSDFPPKKSPLEEEVRPPPKPPRLYLPREPTPEEIPRTKRPHMEPRTRLGPPLPASATRKPPRLQDFRCLAVLGRGHFGKVLLVQFKGTGKYYAIKALKKQEVLSRDEMESLYCEKRILEAVGRTGHPFLLSLLACFQTSSHACFVTEFAPGGDLMMQIHEDVFPEPQARFYLACVVLGLQFLHEKKIIYRDLKLDNLLLDAQGFLKIADFGLCKEGIGFGDRTSTFCGTPEFLAPEVLTQEAYTRAVDWWGLGVLLYEMLVGECPFPGDTEEEVFDCIVNADAPYPRFLSVQGLELIQKLLQKCPEQRLGADHRLAGPARPHRPAPLPAHPPWPYGPALLRGRVYGAAAGPDPT encoded by the exons ATGGAGGAGGGGGCGCCGCGGCAG TCTGGGGCCGACCAGCAGCCCCCAGAGGATGAGAAAGAGGTGATCCGCCGGGCCATCCAGAAGGAGCTGAAGATCAAGGAGGGTGTTGAGAACCTGCGGAGGGTGGCCACGGACCGCCGCCACTTGGGCCACGTACAGCAGCTGCTGCGGGCCTCCAACCGCCGCCTGGAGCAGTTGCACGGGGAGCTGAGGGCGCTGCACGCGCGCATCCTGCTGCCCGGGCCCGGCCTGGCCG GACCCGCCACCGCGGGACCCCAGCCACCTGCAGAGCAGCCAAGGGCTCGGCACCTGGAGGCTCTACAGAGGCAGCTTCAGGTGGAGCTGAAGGTGAAGCAGGGGGCGGAGAACATGACGCACACCTACGCCAGTGGCACGCCCAAG GAGAGGAAGCTCCTGGCAGCTGCCCAGCAGATGCTGCGGGACAGCCAGCTGAAGGTGGCCCTGCTGCGAATGAAGATTAGCAGCCTGGAAGCCAGTGGGTCCCCTGAACCAG GTCCCGAGCTGCTGGCAGAGGAGCTAAGGCATCGACTACGCATTGAGGCCGCTGTGGCCGAGGGCGCCAAGAACGTGGTGAAGCTGCTGGGTAGCCGGCGGACACAAGACCGGAAGGCGCTGGCTGAG GCTCAGGCCCAGCTCCAGGAGTCCTCCCAGAAACTGGATCTCCTGCGGCTGGCCTTGGAGCAGCTGCTGGAGGGATTGCCTCCTGCCCACCCTCTGCGCGGCAGAGTGGCCCGGGAGCTGCGGACTGCTGTGTCTGGGAACCCCCAGCCTTCAGGGGTGCTCGTGAAGCCCACCGCCGTGACAG GGACGCTGGAGGTCCGTCTCCTGGGCTGTGAGCAGCTGCTGACAGCCGTGCCCGGACGCTCCCCGGCGGCTGTGCTGGCCGGGAGCCCCTCGCAGGGCTGGCTTCGGGCCCGGGCCAAGCAGCAGCGTGGCGGAGGAGAGCTGGCCA GTGAGGTGCTGGCTGTGCTGAAGGTGGACAATCGTGTCGTGGGCCAGACCGGCTGGGGGCCAGTGACCAAGCAGTCCTGGGACCAGACCTTTATTGTCCCCCTGGAGCGG GCCCGGGAGCTGGAGATTGGGGTGCACTGGCGGGACTGGAGGCAGCTGTGTGGCGTGGCCTTCCTGCGGCTGGAGGACTTCCTGGACAACGCTTGTCACCAGCTGTCCCTCAGTCTGGTGCCCCAGGGGCTGCTCTTTGCCCAG GTGACCTTCTGTGACCCTGTCATTGAGAGGAGGCCCCGGCTGCAGAGGCAGAAACGCATTTTCTCTAAACGCAGAG GTCAGGACTTTTTGAGGGCTTCCCAGATGAATCTCAACATGGCAGCCTGGGGGCGCTTGGTCATGAACTTGCTGCCCCCCTGCAGCTCCCCAAGCACGATCAGCCCCCCCAGAGCCTGCCCCCAGACCCCAGCCACGCCCCGGGGAGCTGCCAACCCTGCCTCGCCCAG TGATTTCCCACCCAAGAAGAGCCCCTTGGAAGAAGAGGTGAGGCCCCCGCCCAAGCCCCCACGTCTCTACCTGCCCCGGGAGCCAACCCCCGAGGAGATACCG CGCACCAAACGCCCCCACATGGAGCCCAGGACTCGACTCGGGCCACCGCTTCCAGCCTCAGCCACCAG GAAACCCCCCCGCCTTCAGGACTTCCGTTGCTTGGCCGTGCTGGGCCGGGGACACTTCGGGAAG GTCCTCCTGGTCCAGTTCAAGGGGACGGGGAAATACTACGCCATCAAAGCGCTGAAGAAGCAGGAGGTGCTGAGCCGGGACGAGATGGAGAG CCTGTACTGCGAGAAACGCATCCTGGAGGCTGTGGGCCGCACAGGGCACCCCTTCCTGCTGTCCCTCCTCGCCTGCTTCCAGACCTCCAGCCACGCCTGCTTCGTGACAGAGTTTGCGCCTGGTGGTGACCTCATGATGCAGATCCATGAGGACGTCttccctgagccccaggcccG GTTCTACCTGGCCTGTGTGGTCCTCGGGTTACAGTTCTTACACGAGAAGAAAATCATTTACAG GGACCTTAAGTTGGACAACCTTCTGCTGGACGCCCAGGGTTTCCTGAAGATCGCGGACTTCGGGCTGTGTAAGGAAG GGATCGGCTTTGGGGACCGGACAAGCACCTTCTGCGGCACCCCGGAGTTCCTCGCCCCGGAAGTGCTGACCCAGGAGGCCTACACACGGGCTGTGGACTGGTGGGGGTTGGGTGTGCTGCTCTATGAGATGCTGGTGGGCGAG TGTCCATTCCCCGGGGACACTGAGGAGGAGGTATTTGACTGCATCGTCAATGCGGACGCCCCGTATCCCCGCTTTCTGTCGGtgcaagggcttgaactcattcaGAAG CTCCTCCAGAAGTGCCCGGAGCAGCGCCTCGGGGCGG ACCACCGACTGGCAGGCCCTGCTCGCCCGCACCGTCCAGCCCCCCTTCCTGCCCACCCTCCGTGGCCCTACGGACCTGCGTTACTTCGAGGGCGAGTTTACGGGGCTGCCGCCGGCCCTGACCCCACCTGA
- the PKN3 gene encoding serine/threonine-protein kinase N3 isoform X10 yields MEEGAPRQSGADQQPPEDEKEVIRRAIQKELKIKEGVENLRRVATDRRHLGHVQQLLRASNRRLEQLHGELRALHARILLPGPGLAGPATAGPQPPAEQPRARHLEALQRQLQVELKVKQGAENMTHTYASGTPKERKLLAAAQQMLRDSQLKVALLRMKISSLEASGSPEPGPELLAEELRHRLRIEAAVAEGAKNVVKLLGSRRTQDRKALAEAQAQLQESSQKLDLLRLALEQLLEGLPPAHPLRGRVARELRTAVSGNPQPSGVLVKPTAVTGTLEVRLLGCEQLLTAVPGRSPAAVLAGSPSQGWLRARAKQQRGGGELASEVLAVLKVDNRVVGQTGWGPVTKQSWDQTFIVPLERARELEIGVHWRDWRQLCGVAFLRLEDFLDNACHQLSLSLVPQGLLFAQVTFCDPVIERRPRLQRQKRIFSKRRGQDFLRASQMNLNMAAWGRLVMNLLPPCSSPSTISPPRACPQTPATPRGAANPASPSDFPPKKSPLEEEVRPPPKPPRLYLPREPTPEEIPRTKRPHMEPRTRLGPPLPASATRKPPRLQDFRCLAVLGRGHFGKVLLVQFKGTGKYYAIKALKKQEVLSRDEMESLYCEKRILEAVGRTGHPFLLSLLACFQTSSHACFVTEFAPGGDLMMQIHEDVFPEPQARFYLACVVLGLQFLHEKKIIYRDLKLDNLLLDAQGFLKIADFGLCKEGIGFGDRTSTFCGTPEFLAPEVLTQEAYTRAVDWWGLGVLLYEMLVGECPFPGDTEEEVFDCIVNADAPYPRFLSVQGLELIQKLLQKCPEQRLGAGERDAEEIKTQPFFRTTDWQALLARTVQPPFLPTLRGPTDLRYFEGEFTGLPPALTPPDPRSPLTARQQAAFRDFDFVSEGFLGP; encoded by the exons ATGGAGGAGGGGGCGCCGCGGCAG TCTGGGGCCGACCAGCAGCCCCCAGAGGATGAGAAAGAGGTGATCCGCCGGGCCATCCAGAAGGAGCTGAAGATCAAGGAGGGTGTTGAGAACCTGCGGAGGGTGGCCACGGACCGCCGCCACTTGGGCCACGTACAGCAGCTGCTGCGGGCCTCCAACCGCCGCCTGGAGCAGTTGCACGGGGAGCTGAGGGCGCTGCACGCGCGCATCCTGCTGCCCGGGCCCGGCCTGGCCG GACCCGCCACCGCGGGACCCCAGCCACCTGCAGAGCAGCCAAGGGCTCGGCACCTGGAGGCTCTACAGAGGCAGCTTCAGGTGGAGCTGAAGGTGAAGCAGGGGGCGGAGAACATGACGCACACCTACGCCAGTGGCACGCCCAAG GAGAGGAAGCTCCTGGCAGCTGCCCAGCAGATGCTGCGGGACAGCCAGCTGAAGGTGGCCCTGCTGCGAATGAAGATTAGCAGCCTGGAAGCCAGTGGGTCCCCTGAACCAG GTCCCGAGCTGCTGGCAGAGGAGCTAAGGCATCGACTACGCATTGAGGCCGCTGTGGCCGAGGGCGCCAAGAACGTGGTGAAGCTGCTGGGTAGCCGGCGGACACAAGACCGGAAGGCGCTGGCTGAG GCTCAGGCCCAGCTCCAGGAGTCCTCCCAGAAACTGGATCTCCTGCGGCTGGCCTTGGAGCAGCTGCTGGAGGGATTGCCTCCTGCCCACCCTCTGCGCGGCAGAGTGGCCCGGGAGCTGCGGACTGCTGTGTCTGGGAACCCCCAGCCTTCAGGGGTGCTCGTGAAGCCCACCGCCGTGACAG GGACGCTGGAGGTCCGTCTCCTGGGCTGTGAGCAGCTGCTGACAGCCGTGCCCGGACGCTCCCCGGCGGCTGTGCTGGCCGGGAGCCCCTCGCAGGGCTGGCTTCGGGCCCGGGCCAAGCAGCAGCGTGGCGGAGGAGAGCTGGCCA GTGAGGTGCTGGCTGTGCTGAAGGTGGACAATCGTGTCGTGGGCCAGACCGGCTGGGGGCCAGTGACCAAGCAGTCCTGGGACCAGACCTTTATTGTCCCCCTGGAGCGG GCCCGGGAGCTGGAGATTGGGGTGCACTGGCGGGACTGGAGGCAGCTGTGTGGCGTGGCCTTCCTGCGGCTGGAGGACTTCCTGGACAACGCTTGTCACCAGCTGTCCCTCAGTCTGGTGCCCCAGGGGCTGCTCTTTGCCCAG GTGACCTTCTGTGACCCTGTCATTGAGAGGAGGCCCCGGCTGCAGAGGCAGAAACGCATTTTCTCTAAACGCAGAG GTCAGGACTTTTTGAGGGCTTCCCAGATGAATCTCAACATGGCAGCCTGGGGGCGCTTGGTCATGAACTTGCTGCCCCCCTGCAGCTCCCCAAGCACGATCAGCCCCCCCAGAGCCTGCCCCCAGACCCCAGCCACGCCCCGGGGAGCTGCCAACCCTGCCTCGCCCAG TGATTTCCCACCCAAGAAGAGCCCCTTGGAAGAAGAGGTGAGGCCCCCGCCCAAGCCCCCACGTCTCTACCTGCCCCGGGAGCCAACCCCCGAGGAGATACCG CGCACCAAACGCCCCCACATGGAGCCCAGGACTCGACTCGGGCCACCGCTTCCAGCCTCAGCCACCAG GAAACCCCCCCGCCTTCAGGACTTCCGTTGCTTGGCCGTGCTGGGCCGGGGACACTTCGGGAAG GTCCTCCTGGTCCAGTTCAAGGGGACGGGGAAATACTACGCCATCAAAGCGCTGAAGAAGCAGGAGGTGCTGAGCCGGGACGAGATGGAGAG CCTGTACTGCGAGAAACGCATCCTGGAGGCTGTGGGCCGCACAGGGCACCCCTTCCTGCTGTCCCTCCTCGCCTGCTTCCAGACCTCCAGCCACGCCTGCTTCGTGACAGAGTTTGCGCCTGGTGGTGACCTCATGATGCAGATCCATGAGGACGTCttccctgagccccaggcccG GTTCTACCTGGCCTGTGTGGTCCTCGGGTTACAGTTCTTACACGAGAAGAAAATCATTTACAG GGACCTTAAGTTGGACAACCTTCTGCTGGACGCCCAGGGTTTCCTGAAGATCGCGGACTTCGGGCTGTGTAAGGAAG GGATCGGCTTTGGGGACCGGACAAGCACCTTCTGCGGCACCCCGGAGTTCCTCGCCCCGGAAGTGCTGACCCAGGAGGCCTACACACGGGCTGTGGACTGGTGGGGGTTGGGTGTGCTGCTCTATGAGATGCTGGTGGGCGAG TGTCCATTCCCCGGGGACACTGAGGAGGAGGTATTTGACTGCATCGTCAATGCGGACGCCCCGTATCCCCGCTTTCTGTCGGtgcaagggcttgaactcattcaGAAG CTCCTCCAGAAGTGCCCGGAGCAGCGCCTCGGGGCGGGTGAGCGGGATGCTGAGGAGATCAAGACCCAGCCTTTCTTCAGG ACCACCGACTGGCAGGCCCTGCTCGCCCGCACCGTCCAGCCCCCCTTCCTGCCCACCCTCCGTGGCCCTACGGACCTGCGTTACTTCGAGGGCGAGTTTACGGGGCTGCCGCCGGCCCTGACCCCACCTGACCCCCGTAGCCCCCTGACGGCCCGCCAGCAGGCTGCCTTCCGGGACTTCGACTTTGTGTCAGAGGGATTCCTGGGGCCCTGA
- the PKN3 gene encoding serine/threonine-protein kinase N3 isoform X5, with protein MESRESGADQQPPEDEKEVIRRAIQKELKIKEGVENLRRVATDRRHLGHVQQLLRASNRRLEQLHGELRALHARILLPGPGLAGPATAGPQPPAEQPRARHLEALQRQLQVELKVKQGAENMTHTYASGTPKERKLLAAAQQMLRDSQLKVALLRMKISSLEASGSPEPGEALRSGAGQGRAGRGLGADRLLPGPELLAEELRHRLRIEAAVAEGAKNVVKLLGSRRTQDRKALAEAQAQLQESSQKLDLLRLALEQLLEGLPPAHPLRGRVARELRTAVSGNPQPSGVLVKPTAVTGTLEVRLLGCEQLLTAVPGRSPAAVLAGSPSQGWLRARAKQQRGGGELASEVLAVLKVDNRVVGQTGWGPVTKQSWDQTFIVPLERARELEIGVHWRDWRQLCGVAFLRLEDFLDNACHQLSLSLVPQGLLFAQVTFCDPVIERRPRLQRQKRIFSKRRGQDFLRASQMNLNMAAWGRLVMNLLPPCSSPSTISPPRACPQTPATPRGAANPASPSSSVCLCPARCLLSPHSDFPPKKSPLEEEVRPPPKPPRLYLPREPTPEEIPRTKRPHMEPRTRLGPPLPASATRKPPRLQDFRCLAVLGRGHFGKVLLVQFKGTGKYYAIKALKKQEVLSRDEMESLYCEKRILEAVGRTGHPFLLSLLACFQTSSHACFVTEFAPGGDLMMQIHEDVFPEPQARFYLACVVLGLQFLHEKKIIYRDLKLDNLLLDAQGFLKIADFGLCKEGIGFGDRTSTFCGTPEFLAPEVLTQEAYTRAVDWWGLGVLLYEMLVGECPFPGDTEEEVFDCIVNADAPYPRFLSVQGLELIQKLLQKCPEQRLGAGERDAEEIKTQPFFRTTDWQALLARTVQPPFLPTLRGPTDLRYFEGEFTGLPPALTPPDPRSPLTARQQAAFRDFDFVSEGFLGP; from the exons ATGGAGAGCCGAGAG TCTGGGGCCGACCAGCAGCCCCCAGAGGATGAGAAAGAGGTGATCCGCCGGGCCATCCAGAAGGAGCTGAAGATCAAGGAGGGTGTTGAGAACCTGCGGAGGGTGGCCACGGACCGCCGCCACTTGGGCCACGTACAGCAGCTGCTGCGGGCCTCCAACCGCCGCCTGGAGCAGTTGCACGGGGAGCTGAGGGCGCTGCACGCGCGCATCCTGCTGCCCGGGCCCGGCCTGGCCG GACCCGCCACCGCGGGACCCCAGCCACCTGCAGAGCAGCCAAGGGCTCGGCACCTGGAGGCTCTACAGAGGCAGCTTCAGGTGGAGCTGAAGGTGAAGCAGGGGGCGGAGAACATGACGCACACCTACGCCAGTGGCACGCCCAAG GAGAGGAAGCTCCTGGCAGCTGCCCAGCAGATGCTGCGGGACAGCCAGCTGAAGGTGGCCCTGCTGCGAATGAAGATTAGCAGCCTGGAAGCCAGTGGGTCCCCTGAACCAGGTGAGGCTTTGAGAAGCGGGGCCGGGCAGGGCCGGgcagggcggggcctgggggctgACCGCCTCCTCCCAGGTCCCGAGCTGCTGGCAGAGGAGCTAAGGCATCGACTACGCATTGAGGCCGCTGTGGCCGAGGGCGCCAAGAACGTGGTGAAGCTGCTGGGTAGCCGGCGGACACAAGACCGGAAGGCGCTGGCTGAG GCTCAGGCCCAGCTCCAGGAGTCCTCCCAGAAACTGGATCTCCTGCGGCTGGCCTTGGAGCAGCTGCTGGAGGGATTGCCTCCTGCCCACCCTCTGCGCGGCAGAGTGGCCCGGGAGCTGCGGACTGCTGTGTCTGGGAACCCCCAGCCTTCAGGGGTGCTCGTGAAGCCCACCGCCGTGACAG GGACGCTGGAGGTCCGTCTCCTGGGCTGTGAGCAGCTGCTGACAGCCGTGCCCGGACGCTCCCCGGCGGCTGTGCTGGCCGGGAGCCCCTCGCAGGGCTGGCTTCGGGCCCGGGCCAAGCAGCAGCGTGGCGGAGGAGAGCTGGCCA GTGAGGTGCTGGCTGTGCTGAAGGTGGACAATCGTGTCGTGGGCCAGACCGGCTGGGGGCCAGTGACCAAGCAGTCCTGGGACCAGACCTTTATTGTCCCCCTGGAGCGG GCCCGGGAGCTGGAGATTGGGGTGCACTGGCGGGACTGGAGGCAGCTGTGTGGCGTGGCCTTCCTGCGGCTGGAGGACTTCCTGGACAACGCTTGTCACCAGCTGTCCCTCAGTCTGGTGCCCCAGGGGCTGCTCTTTGCCCAG GTGACCTTCTGTGACCCTGTCATTGAGAGGAGGCCCCGGCTGCAGAGGCAGAAACGCATTTTCTCTAAACGCAGAG GTCAGGACTTTTTGAGGGCTTCCCAGATGAATCTCAACATGGCAGCCTGGGGGCGCTTGGTCATGAACTTGCTGCCCCCCTGCAGCTCCCCAAGCACGATCAGCCCCCCCAGAGCCTGCCCCCAGACCCCAGCCACGCCCCGGGGAGCTGCCAACCCTGCCTCGCCCAG CTCTTCCGTCTGCCTGTGCCCTGCCAGGTGTCTGCTTTCTCCACATAGTGATTTCCCACCCAAGAAGAGCCCCTTGGAAGAAGAGGTGAGGCCCCCGCCCAAGCCCCCACGTCTCTACCTGCCCCGGGAGCCAACCCCCGAGGAGATACCG CGCACCAAACGCCCCCACATGGAGCCCAGGACTCGACTCGGGCCACCGCTTCCAGCCTCAGCCACCAG GAAACCCCCCCGCCTTCAGGACTTCCGTTGCTTGGCCGTGCTGGGCCGGGGACACTTCGGGAAG GTCCTCCTGGTCCAGTTCAAGGGGACGGGGAAATACTACGCCATCAAAGCGCTGAAGAAGCAGGAGGTGCTGAGCCGGGACGAGATGGAGAG CCTGTACTGCGAGAAACGCATCCTGGAGGCTGTGGGCCGCACAGGGCACCCCTTCCTGCTGTCCCTCCTCGCCTGCTTCCAGACCTCCAGCCACGCCTGCTTCGTGACAGAGTTTGCGCCTGGTGGTGACCTCATGATGCAGATCCATGAGGACGTCttccctgagccccaggcccG GTTCTACCTGGCCTGTGTGGTCCTCGGGTTACAGTTCTTACACGAGAAGAAAATCATTTACAG GGACCTTAAGTTGGACAACCTTCTGCTGGACGCCCAGGGTTTCCTGAAGATCGCGGACTTCGGGCTGTGTAAGGAAG GGATCGGCTTTGGGGACCGGACAAGCACCTTCTGCGGCACCCCGGAGTTCCTCGCCCCGGAAGTGCTGACCCAGGAGGCCTACACACGGGCTGTGGACTGGTGGGGGTTGGGTGTGCTGCTCTATGAGATGCTGGTGGGCGAG TGTCCATTCCCCGGGGACACTGAGGAGGAGGTATTTGACTGCATCGTCAATGCGGACGCCCCGTATCCCCGCTTTCTGTCGGtgcaagggcttgaactcattcaGAAG CTCCTCCAGAAGTGCCCGGAGCAGCGCCTCGGGGCGGGTGAGCGGGATGCTGAGGAGATCAAGACCCAGCCTTTCTTCAGG ACCACCGACTGGCAGGCCCTGCTCGCCCGCACCGTCCAGCCCCCCTTCCTGCCCACCCTCCGTGGCCCTACGGACCTGCGTTACTTCGAGGGCGAGTTTACGGGGCTGCCGCCGGCCCTGACCCCACCTGACCCCCGTAGCCCCCTGACGGCCCGCCAGCAGGCTGCCTTCCGGGACTTCGACTTTGTGTCAGAGGGATTCCTGGGGCCCTGA